Proteins encoded within one genomic window of Phototrophicus methaneseepsis:
- a CDS encoding Glu/Leu/Phe/Val family dehydrogenase, giving the protein MNLHLDAYKTALAQFNRAARYLDFSDDLLEYMRYPRREFTVNFPVRRDDGSMEMFTGYRVHHNTALGPSKGGIRYSTAVTLDEVRALAMWMTWKSALVNIPYGGAKGGVVVDPRTLSLGELERLTRRYASELIPLISPHSDIPAPDMGTNAQVMAWFMDTYSMTVGYSVPAIVTGKPKTIGGSEGRTEATGRGVVVTMTSCLHHHGETAPDRIDVAIQGFGNVGSNAAIYAHECGYRVVAVSDIDGGIYNPGGLDIPAVVAFAKERGSVIDFPRAENITNEELLAIPCDVLIPAAMEGQLHGDNAHKVKARYVVEGANGPTTPEGDDILNDRGIIVVPDILANAGGVIVSYFEWVQDMQAFFWDKSAVLERLEGILTAAYEQVQHNAEEHNIDLRTAAQVTAIKRVGEAIMTRGFYP; this is encoded by the coding sequence ATGAATCTTCACTTAGATGCTTATAAAACAGCCCTGGCACAGTTCAACCGTGCCGCAAGATATCTTGATTTTAGCGATGATTTATTAGAATACATGCGTTATCCACGTCGCGAGTTCACGGTGAACTTCCCTGTGCGCCGCGATGATGGGTCTATGGAGATGTTCACAGGTTACCGTGTACACCACAATACGGCATTGGGGCCATCCAAAGGGGGTATCCGCTACAGCACAGCCGTGACCCTCGATGAGGTGCGCGCGCTAGCCATGTGGATGACCTGGAAATCTGCCCTGGTGAATATCCCCTATGGCGGGGCGAAAGGCGGTGTCGTCGTCGACCCGCGCACCCTCAGCTTAGGCGAACTTGAACGTCTAACCCGCCGTTATGCTTCTGAACTCATCCCCCTGATTAGCCCACATTCTGATATTCCAGCCCCAGACATGGGCACCAATGCGCAGGTAATGGCATGGTTTATGGATACTTACAGTATGACGGTTGGCTATTCGGTCCCGGCCATTGTCACGGGCAAACCCAAGACCATTGGCGGCAGTGAAGGCCGTACAGAAGCAACTGGGCGTGGCGTCGTCGTGACGATGACGAGCTGCTTGCATCATCATGGCGAAACAGCGCCAGATCGCATTGATGTGGCGATACAGGGCTTCGGCAATGTGGGCTCTAATGCTGCGATTTATGCGCATGAATGCGGCTACCGCGTTGTTGCCGTTAGCGATATTGATGGCGGCATTTATAACCCAGGCGGGCTGGATATTCCGGCGGTTGTGGCATTCGCCAAAGAGCGTGGCTCCGTTATCGACTTCCCCCGCGCGGAAAATATCACCAATGAAGAACTGCTCGCGATCCCATGTGACGTGCTCATCCCTGCCGCGATGGAAGGACAGCTCCATGGCGATAACGCTCATAAGGTCAAGGCTCGCTATGTGGTGGAAGGCGCAAATGGCCCGACGACACCTGAGGGTGACGATATTCTGAATGATCGTGGCATTATCGTCGTGCCGGATATCCTGGCGAATGCTGGTGGTGTCATCGTCTCCTACTTTGAGTGGGTGCAGGACATGCAGGCCTTCTTCTGGGATAAAAGCGCCGTGCTGGAACGCCTTGAAGGTATCCTCACAGCAGCCTATGAGCAAGTACAGCACAACGCAGAGGAACACAATATTGATCTGCGTACAGCAGCCCAGGTCACGGCGATTAAACGTGTTGGCGAGGCCATCATGACGCGCGGCTTTTACCCCTAA
- a CDS encoding tetratricopeptide repeat protein: MSWLDRFIKWVSGAEDAPTPSQQTPPKANNALESILEQGRQAQYDEAYDTAMQHYKHAREVAQRQMDATSEADALLHQADVLIAQGSFKEAETLLGELQTKAQNTQHRAPLAYALISRGVLAQARGAYEEARNLYEQGRRHAETIGSNGAQGRAMCHLADIYLAENNSGYAVKLLREGLTILQESGDTELLPYFRMRLADALIAAQDESAVSDLLHIAYKEATEAQHKPYRRMTALRVAEYAAQTGDSLTAYQFFKLALDLFSRTPANTSRYADILLSYSQAALQTGNQAEARTVAEKALYAAQSLGDEGRMREAQDILAAATPGGLAQKTQPHPTAPSMPEAITAQAVDQPTSQQDEVIQPASETLVVGEPAAAEAVQATAETVTTPEEAVVSEPATEESAAKESAMIAPVASAPNPLVDALVTEASEPEEDEDPIAGFINRAKRQQAENDPEGSIKSLQKAMELAAEADSQTHRITIHQLMASAYRMQRQFEEAIEQQKVAYLIAKQTRDRRTSVKLLNQLATDQRELGLLGDALRSVDDTLLLLSSVDDRRIRQTALTLAGSLYGTQGDTASADAFFQEALMLSSALGDQNLRASTLLEYATMLIATNRTAEAKKQIEEARPAAASRQLAQVLGYWHAANGEWADALIQFEAVAKGRDESDDQLETERAKMLAELGRYDDAANLLRRAMQKAREQRRLGMLIEVLLIQARLLSERGKPQAAIDSLENVLKFAKQAQSPRQQAQAYVVLSKIRASMDDIETAQTDWEQARQLIERHSMPRIQPDWLPQA, from the coding sequence ATGAGTTGGTTAGACCGCTTTATTAAGTGGGTCAGCGGTGCTGAAGATGCCCCGACACCCAGTCAACAGACGCCTCCTAAGGCGAACAATGCTCTAGAGAGTATTCTGGAGCAAGGTCGGCAGGCGCAGTATGACGAAGCATATGATACGGCGATGCAGCATTATAAACATGCGCGTGAAGTCGCCCAGAGACAGATGGATGCGACCAGTGAAGCCGACGCCCTCCTCCATCAAGCCGATGTCTTAATCGCACAGGGAAGCTTTAAAGAAGCAGAAACCCTCCTCGGTGAGCTACAAACAAAAGCACAGAACACCCAACATCGCGCACCACTGGCGTATGCGCTCATCTCAAGAGGTGTGCTAGCGCAAGCACGCGGGGCTTATGAAGAAGCCCGCAACCTCTATGAGCAAGGCCGACGCCATGCAGAAACGATTGGCTCAAATGGCGCGCAGGGCCGTGCGATGTGCCACCTTGCCGATATTTACCTCGCGGAAAACAACAGTGGCTATGCCGTCAAGTTGCTGCGAGAAGGCCTGACCATACTGCAAGAGAGCGGCGATACAGAGCTTTTGCCCTACTTCCGCATGCGGCTGGCAGATGCCTTAATTGCAGCGCAGGACGAAAGCGCCGTATCGGATTTGCTACATATCGCTTACAAAGAAGCGACAGAAGCACAGCATAAGCCCTACCGACGTATGACAGCACTACGCGTAGCTGAATACGCCGCACAAACAGGTGACAGCCTCACAGCCTATCAATTCTTTAAGTTGGCGCTGGATCTCTTCTCAAGGACGCCAGCGAATACATCTCGCTACGCCGATATTTTGCTCAGTTACAGTCAGGCTGCCCTGCAAACAGGCAATCAGGCAGAAGCACGCACCGTTGCAGAAAAAGCGCTCTACGCCGCCCAGAGCCTGGGCGATGAGGGCCGCATGCGGGAAGCACAGGACATACTCGCCGCTGCCACCCCAGGCGGTCTGGCACAGAAAACGCAACCCCATCCCACAGCACCCTCTATGCCCGAAGCCATCACAGCGCAGGCTGTTGATCAACCCACATCACAGCAAGATGAGGTCATCCAACCTGCATCGGAAACGCTGGTGGTTGGTGAGCCAGCCGCCGCTGAAGCTGTGCAAGCCACGGCTGAAACGGTCACGACGCCTGAAGAAGCTGTTGTCTCAGAACCTGCCACAGAAGAATCTGCGGCAAAAGAATCTGCGATGATAGCACCTGTGGCATCTGCTCCGAACCCGCTCGTGGATGCACTTGTTACCGAAGCAAGCGAACCAGAGGAAGATGAGGACCCTATTGCAGGCTTCATCAACCGGGCGAAACGTCAGCAAGCAGAAAATGACCCGGAAGGCTCTATCAAATCTTTGCAGAAAGCGATGGAGCTGGCCGCAGAGGCGGATAGCCAAACCCATCGCATCACGATTCACCAGCTTATGGCAAGTGCATACCGCATGCAGCGGCAGTTTGAAGAAGCAATAGAGCAGCAAAAGGTCGCCTATCTCATTGCGAAGCAAACTCGTGATCGCAGAACATCGGTCAAGCTGCTCAATCAATTAGCAACTGACCAGCGCGAGTTAGGATTATTAGGCGATGCCCTGCGCAGCGTCGATGATACGCTGCTGCTGCTCTCTTCGGTTGATGATCGGCGGATTCGGCAAACGGCCCTCACACTGGCAGGTAGCCTCTACGGCACACAGGGTGATACGGCTTCTGCAGATGCCTTCTTCCAGGAAGCATTAATGCTATCGAGCGCTTTAGGAGACCAAAACCTGCGTGCCAGCACCTTGCTGGAATACGCAACCATGCTTATTGCAACAAATCGCACTGCTGAAGCGAAAAAGCAAATCGAAGAAGCGCGCCCGGCAGCAGCATCGAGGCAGCTCGCCCAGGTACTCGGTTATTGGCATGCAGCCAATGGTGAATGGGCCGATGCGCTCATCCAGTTTGAAGCCGTTGCCAAGGGCCGCGATGAATCCGACGACCAGTTAGAGACTGAGCGCGCGAAGATGCTGGCGGAATTGGGGCGTTATGATGATGCAGCGAACTTGCTGCGGCGTGCCATGCAAAAAGCACGCGAACAGCGCCGCCTGGGTATGCTCATTGAAGTGCTTTTAATCCAGGCAAGGCTGCTCAGTGAACGTGGCAAGCCACAGGCCG